One Helicobacter pylori genomic window, TTAGCGTCTAGGGCGTTTTTGATGCGTTCAATGAGTTCGCTCCTCACATTAAAGATCCCGTCTTCAATCTTTGCCCAAACCCTAATGGTAAAATTCAATGAACTTTGTCCAAAATCCGTGATCCCAATAAAAGTGGGCATGTTTTTATCAATTTTTTCCATTGCGTCAATAACATCTTTTATAGTCTTATGCACCAGTTCAATATCACTCCCATACCCTACCCCACAAACCCATTCAATGCGCCGACACGCCGTGTTATTGCTATTGATAATATTAGAATTAGCGACACTTCTATTGGGTAAAACCGCCAAACGCCCGTCATGCAAGCGTAAAGAAGTGTTAAAAAAATTAAGCGCTTCTACTTTGCCCTCTAGGCCAGAAATTTCAATGATGTCTCCTTTTTTGAAAGGGTGTAAAATAATAAGGATTATCCCTCCCGCAATGCTTGAAAGGTAATCTTTTAAAGCCAACGCCACCGCAATCCCCACCGTTCCTAAAACAGTGATAATAGAGGTGGTTTGCACGCCTAGCGTGCTGAGCGCAATGATTGTGGTGATGATAAGGATTAAGATAAAAGTAACCTGTGCGACAAAATTCGCTAAAATCTCATCCTTTTTGGATAAAAGTTTCATGGTTTTGTTCCGTAAAAAAAACGAAAAATAAAAACCTATACAAAAGACAACAATAGCTTTGATTAAGATTATCCCAAAATGCTTTGCCTGAGGAAAAAAATCCACTAACAGCGTTTTAATTTCATCCATAAATCTTTCCTTGCAAATCACAAAATCGCTAAAAGAGACAAGATAACTTACCCTTATGTAGCTAATTTTGACATGTTAGCATGTTTAGGACTAACCTTATTACCACAACTCAAACGCCCAATCCGGTTCCAGTGTCAAATTGATTGGCTTTTAGCGTGCTGTCTAATGAAAAAGGGTTTTTGAGTGTTGAACCTAGAGATTACTTTACGCGCACCCCCAACTTGATGGCTACCACTCACTTTATGGTAATGATTACCCCCTAGTTTGGCTTTAATGGATTTTATCGTTACATTATCAACAGATACCGCTCTATAAGATTTTCGCATAAAAGCCATGGTGTGTTTAAAAATCTCTGAGTAATTCTTTAGGAATTTAGGTGAGTTGGGGCTTTCTCAATTTTGGTCAATGTTGATGTGGCTAGCAATCTTAATTTTTTGACCCCTTTTATAAGGCTTATAACTTTCACCCTTCCTTTTTCTCAAAGAATGCAGATTTTAAAGGGTAGTGAAATACAACCACGCTTCAGAGCTGTGGCTAATAGAATACACCACGCTATCTTGTTCGTATTAGTATCCAAGCTCTCTAATGATTGTCAATAAATCCACACCTAATGCGTAGATAAGAAAACTAGGTTCTTTACTGCCTTGATAAACACCATTGACTTTAATGTAACCGATTTTTGGGTAGCTTTTTAATATCCGCTTCTCATTCCTTGTTTCTTTGGGCATTCTCTGCATCGCTCATTAGGTATTTAGAAAGGATAGTACCAACAGACCCACTTATATAATAATCCACAATCATATCAGCGGCGGTATCAAACCCATAATCTTGCCATAAGCTCAACTTAAACTCTCTGTTAGCTGAAAGACACCCGCATTCATCGTTATATAAATGTTTATACAACCTAGAAACTCCAAGAGCGGTTATGCTGTATTTTTCTTTTTTTAGTAAGCTCATCAAACGCCTTTAAGTTAGGGTTATTCATAGCTTCACTTAAGGTCGTTTTTAAAGTCGCGGTTTGATTTTGTAAGTTTTCATAGCATTGATAAGACTTTGACTGACTTTATCGCTTGTAATATTAAGTTTTTTCATGGGTTAGTTCCTAGAACGCTATCCAACCTGAACGCCTTTTTCATATCCACATAACCGGAAAGTGCCTATTACCCCACCCGTTGTGCTAGTTTTCATTCTATTGGCGTCAAGTTTGGCTTTTAAACTCTGTAAGGTGTTTTCGGCTATTTGTGTGGGTTTATAGAAAAAGAACTTCTTTCCGTGTATTTTTGAATAAGCACTTTGGAATGATTTAGTGCTAGGGTTCATATCTTTACCAAAACTGACAAGCTCTGATTTTCCTATTAACTGACCGAATTTACATTTCCTGTGTATTTTGCCAGAGAAGTCATAAGCCTCAACCCCATCAAGGTTTGGTGTGGTGCAAATAAAACTAAATCTAGCATAAACCTTACCGCTTTCTTCTGTTATCTTAGGACACCACGCAATGCTGTCTTGCTCGAATTTGTTTCCTAGTTTGATGAGTTCTGCTCTTAAATCAAAGCGATGGTCTTTGAGCGTATAGACAAAAAAGAAACTTCATTACTAGGAATATCGCTAGCTTTTTCTTGACAAGAACATTGAATAGTAATAAATCCCACTTCAGGGTATAACGCTCTTAAGAGAGACTTGAGGTGTTTAGTCCGCTTCATATTGGTTTCTCTAGTATAACTTCCCCTGAATGCTGAAATAGTTCCGCATTGACCCTCCGTCATATGCTCATACAACCTAGATAGACCCGTAGCGCTCAAGTCAGCTCTTTCTGCTTCTGTGAAAGCTATTGTTCTTTTTAAGTTAGGGTTACTCGCTCTCAATTTAGCGAATTTTCCAGCCGTCCCATAATGATTAATTCAGGTTCAGTGCCATTCTTTAACTCTGACTTTTTAACATTTTAAAACCACTAGACATTGACTACCTTTTCAAATTTATTTATTATAGTTGTTATCTTACACTAATTATATAGGGATAAAAACCCAAGAAACTAAAAATAGTGATACTATATAAAACAAAGTAAAACATACCAATGCGTGTTATCAAACCATTAAAAACAATAAAAAAACTTAAACAAAATAAGCAAGCAAAAACCTTTGAATAAAACAATAAAACCCCAAATCAAAACAACTAAAAATAAAAAAAATGAAAAAAAACAACAGAAAAATAAAGCACTAAAATATAATCAATAATGGAATTAAGTAAAAAGCAAGACTAAAAAAACATTTCCCTATCCCCGCACCG contains:
- the mscS gene encoding small-conductance mechanosensitive channel MscS, encoding MDEIKTLLVDFFPQAKHFGIILIKAIVVFCIGFYFSFFLRNKTMKLLSKKDEILANFVAQVTFILILIITTIIALSTLGVQTTSIITVLGTVGIAVALALKDYLSSIAGGIILIILHPFKKGDIIEISGLEGKVEALNFFNTSLRLHDGRLAVLPNRSVANSNIINSNNTACRRIEWVCGVGYGSDIELVHKTIKDVIDAMEKIDKNMPTFIGITDFGQSSLNFTIRVWAKIEDGIFNVRSELIERIKNALDANHIEIPFNKLDIAIKNQDSSK